Proteins from one Thermodesulfovibrionales bacterium genomic window:
- a CDS encoding cytochrome c3 family protein, whose protein sequence is MLLKSRTYILAGLLGVVLIFALTVRNSTAEIAGGLHDLSIWGGTPFSYFEENPCIFCHTPHRANTNQTYTNNPNPPYGSTGNLNGRFLWNRALPANTFQPYTSHTYTFKNNPPQPGVFSLLCLSCHDGIGAMNVLLSRPSPVPDMGAGNYNQFGDFFNDPNIRPLNIGDAACIGDTCTGGTDLRNDHPVGFNYDDAASADSSIWPYNQLPSQLQARLTLTNRRMECNTCHNPHRTNGPSDRNKFLVILPSEGDICLACHNK, encoded by the coding sequence ATGCTTTTAAAATCAAGGACTTATATCTTAGCAGGCCTTTTGGGGGTTGTGTTAATTTTCGCACTCACTGTGCGAAATTCCACAGCAGAGATAGCAGGTGGTCTTCATGACCTTTCTATATGGGGTGGCACACCCTTTAGTTACTTTGAGGAAAATCCATGTATTTTCTGCCACACACCTCACAGGGCTAACACAAACCAGACCTATACAAATAATCCAAATCCTCCTTATGGTTCAACAGGTAACTTAAATGGAAGATTCCTTTGGAATAGAGCACTGCCTGCAAATACCTTTCAGCCCTATACGAGTCACACATATACATTTAAAAATAATCCACCGCAGCCTGGTGTATTTTCACTTCTATGCCTTAGCTGCCATGATGGAATCGGTGCTATGAATGTCCTTTTAAGCAGACCATCTCCAGTTCCAGATATGGGAGCGGGAAATTATAATCAATTTGGCGACTTCTTTAATGACCCGAATATAAGACCTCTTAATATAGGTGATGCCGCCTGTATAGGAGATACATGTACAGGTGGAACAGACCTGAGGAATGACCATCCTGTTGGATTTAATTATGACGATGCAGCTAGCGCAGATTCATCAATATGGCCCTACAATCAGCTTCCCTCACAACTGCAGGCAAGATTGACATTAACAAACCGGAGGATGGAGTGTAATACCTGTCATAATCCTCACAGAACAAATGGACCGAGTGATAGAAACAAATTTCTGGTAATACTGCCGTCAGAGGGAGATATCTGCCTTGCCTGTCATAATAAGTGA
- a CDS encoding cytochrome c3 family protein — protein MPVRWRMVLREITLIVLLLGLTITSYAVEPSHTDRIKNPAGCAVCHKGHGVKSSPMLRFDKTQLCFACHGGIRSDMPEMLKAKTDIYSVFKKRYRHPVLETSQYHKPLEELPEKDPSAPRHVACQDCHRVHESTPDKPWKKVKGYSSKKFKKKEADEEYEVCYLCHSDSLNLPPDRKNIAELMDSMNPSYHPVEARGKNGKVPSLIPPLNPNSKILCTDCHGNSDPFGPKGPHGSDYEYILKARYSNREGPESYEAYELCYTCHERQSIINNQSFQRHREHVVYNHIPCSACHDSHGSRLNQHLINFDPLFVSSSPIPSYINSPAGRPLCYLRCHVGGRDVEHNVQFYQEKRWP, from the coding sequence ATGCCCGTGAGGTGGAGGATGGTACTAAGGGAAATAACTTTAATTGTGCTTTTGTTAGGTCTAACAATTACATCATATGCTGTTGAACCCTCACACACAGATAGAATCAAGAATCCTGCAGGATGTGCTGTCTGTCATAAAGGTCATGGTGTAAAGAGTTCTCCAATGCTCAGATTTGATAAAACCCAGCTCTGTTTTGCCTGCCACGGTGGTATCAGGAGCGACATGCCAGAGATGCTCAAGGCAAAGACAGATATTTATTCAGTATTTAAGAAACGATACAGACATCCTGTACTTGAAACCTCTCAGTACCATAAACCCCTTGAGGAATTGCCTGAAAAAGATCCTTCAGCACCAAGGCATGTTGCCTGCCAGGACTGCCACAGGGTTCATGAATCGACTCCTGATAAACCATGGAAAAAGGTTAAAGGCTATTCATCCAAAAAGTTTAAAAAGAAAGAGGCAGATGAAGAATACGAGGTCTGTTATCTATGCCATTCAGATAGCTTAAACCTGCCACCTGACAGAAAGAACATTGCAGAATTAATGGATAGTATGAACCCTTCTTATCATCCTGTTGAAGCAAGAGGAAAAAATGGAAAAGTTCCAAGTCTTATACCACCGCTTAATCCTAACAGTAAGATACTCTGTACAGATTGTCATGGAAACAGTGATCCTTTTGGTCCGAAAGGACCGCATGGTTCAGATTATGAATATATACTGAAAGCACGTTACAGTAACAGAGAGGGTCCTGAGTCTTATGAGGCCTATGAGCTCTGCTATACCTGTCATGAAAGACAATCGATTATAAACAATCAGAGTTTTCAGAGACACAGGGAACATGTTGTTTATAATCATATACCCTGTTCTGCCTGTCATGACAGCCATGGTTCAAGGCTCAATCAGCACCTGATAAATTTTGACCCGCTTTTTGTATCATCCTCACCCATACCTTCATATATTAATTCACCAGCAGGAAGACCCCTCTGTTATCTAAGATGCCATGTTGGAGGAAGGGATGTGGAACATAATGTACAGTTTTACCAGGAAAAAAGATGGCCATGA
- a CDS encoding 6-bladed beta-propeller encodes MKYSKLHLTTSSIILMPSTPYYLLPILFLLCSCASTFYTSRIDLTASGGILWPGEPEKPRIKYLWSLQNVNYTEAAGALDILAGIDDPDNPKYSPILLRPQGVYVDEKRLYIADPGAGRITVIDRNNMRTFHILDADNEELQYPVSVVSDKAGNIYVSDPELKKVMIYSSRGRFVSFFEGEFLRPSGLGIDRQRNIIYVADTLGHKVYVYSTSGKRLGEIGGRGEGDGEFNYPGYLSVDRNGYLYVSDSLNFRIQIFGSDGRFIKKFGEPGNAYHTLDKPKGVAADSEGNIYVVDAGMDMVKIFNQEGRLLLFFGEKGHDYGKFYLPTGIFIDEQDVIYVADTINMRIQAFEFLGGK; translated from the coding sequence ATGAAATATTCTAAATTACACCTTACAACCTCTTCTATAATACTTATGCCTTCTACACCTTACTACCTACTACCTATCCTTTTCTTGCTTTGTTCCTGTGCTTCTACATTCTATACCTCACGTATTGACCTGACAGCCTCCGGAGGTATCCTCTGGCCAGGAGAGCCTGAAAAACCAAGGATAAAATACCTCTGGAGCCTGCAGAATGTTAATTATACTGAAGCCGCTGGGGCTCTTGATATTCTTGCTGGGATAGATGACCCTGATAATCCAAAATATTCACCTATTTTACTGAGACCACAGGGGGTATATGTAGATGAGAAAAGGCTTTACATAGCAGATCCGGGAGCCGGACGGATTACAGTAATTGATAGAAATAACATGAGAACCTTTCATATCCTTGATGCTGATAATGAAGAACTGCAGTATCCAGTGAGTGTGGTTTCTGATAAGGCGGGGAATATATATGTTTCAGATCCTGAATTAAAGAAGGTGATGATTTACAGCTCTCGTGGCAGGTTTGTTTCTTTTTTTGAAGGAGAGTTTCTTAGGCCCTCAGGACTCGGGATTGATAGACAAAGGAATATTATCTATGTAGCAGATACCCTTGGACATAAGGTTTATGTTTACAGTACCTCCGGAAAGAGACTGGGCGAGATAGGTGGCAGGGGAGAAGGAGACGGAGAATTCAATTATCCGGGTTATCTCTCTGTGGATAGAAATGGCTATCTTTATGTAAGTGATTCTCTCAATTTCAGGATTCAGATATTCGGTTCTGACGGCAGATTTATAAAAAAATTCGGTGAGCCGGGTAATGCCTATCACACGCTTGATAAGCCAAAAGGCGTGGCTGCGGATTCAGAGGGCAATATCTATGTTGTTGATGCTGGTATGGATATGGTCAAGATCTTTAATCAAGAGGGAAGGCTTCTATTATTTTTCGGAGAGAAGGGTCATGACTATGGAAAATTTTATCTTCCAACAGGTATATTTATTGATGAGCAGGATGTCATTTATGTTGCCGATACAATAAATATGAGAATCCAGGCCTTTGAATTTCTGGGAGGAAAGTGA
- a CDS encoding peptidylprolyl isomerase has product MKRIIFLCSLVLGIWIYNAQAEDKVVAVVNGVSLKESQLQRIMDELLPRAFYHQTVTAEKRAELRKKAIEELVRRELYYQEAKKKGIRVEKSDINQGLETIKKRFNSKKEYKEALKQAGISEDELKKDIERNLIIQKFYDKEVIEKSKVSEEFLKDYYERNKKDFLRPESVRIRHILIRVEPGASSDEKKEKKKEAEDILKRARAGEDFGELAYNYSADDWRVKGGDLGLVHRGRLLPELEEVAFKLKPGEISDLIETIYGFHIIKMEEKVPPTQLSFDEIKDKLKREIEEKRRKELEEALIKRLKETAKIEVMVN; this is encoded by the coding sequence ATGAAAAGAATAATTTTTTTATGTTCACTGGTGCTTGGAATCTGGATATATAATGCTCAGGCTGAGGATAAGGTTGTTGCAGTAGTGAATGGAGTTAGCCTTAAGGAATCACAGCTTCAGAGAATAATGGATGAGTTATTACCAAGAGCCTTTTATCACCAGACAGTAACAGCAGAAAAAAGAGCGGAGCTGAGGAAAAAGGCTATCGAGGAACTCGTAAGAAGGGAACTCTATTACCAGGAAGCAAAAAAGAAAGGGATAAGGGTTGAGAAATCGGATATAAACCAGGGCCTTGAGACGATTAAAAAGAGGTTTAATTCAAAGAAAGAATACAAAGAGGCTCTCAAGCAGGCTGGCATATCAGAGGATGAACTTAAAAAGGATATAGAGAGAAACCTTATTATTCAAAAATTTTATGATAAAGAGGTGATAGAAAAATCAAAGGTCTCTGAAGAATTTCTCAAAGACTATTATGAAAGGAACAAAAAGGATTTTTTAAGACCAGAGTCTGTACGTATAAGACACATACTTATAAGGGTTGAACCAGGAGCATCCAGTGATGAGAAAAAAGAGAAGAAGAAAGAGGCAGAAGATATACTTAAAAGAGCAAGAGCAGGTGAGGACTTTGGAGAACTTGCCTACAATTATTCAGCAGATGACTGGCGTGTGAAAGGAGGAGATCTCGGTCTGGTTCACAGGGGAAGGTTATTACCCGAGCTCGAGGAGGTAGCCTTTAAATTAAAGCCTGGTGAGATCAGTGACCTTATCGAAACAATATACGGCTTTCATATAATAAAAATGGAAGAGAAGGTTCCACCGACACAGTTAAGTTTTGATGAAATAAAGGATAAGCTCAAAAGGGAGATAGAGGAGAAGAGAAGGAAAGAGCTTGAAGAAGCCCTGATTAAGAGATTGAAGGAGACAGCAAAGATCGAGGTCATGGTAAATTGA
- a CDS encoding DUF1670 domain-containing protein gives MDFGKIEYFVKNGSFSRILLTLIGQSDEDVLKKEGLRKLRLRRILRLTHEAKEQGLLLSYEDLSALLLCSVSTLKRDIAYLERQGKEVPLKGRRKRYSRRPGENNFTNEFATLKESFNAQ, from the coding sequence ATGGACTTCGGAAAGATTGAATATTTTGTTAAAAATGGCAGTTTCAGTAGAATACTCCTTACTTTAATAGGACAGTCTGATGAAGATGTCCTTAAAAAGGAAGGTCTCAGGAAACTGAGATTAAGAAGGATACTCAGACTTACCCATGAGGCTAAGGAACAGGGTCTCCTTTTAAGCTATGAAGACCTCTCCGCACTTTTACTCTGTTCTGTTTCAACCTTAAAGAGGGATATTGCCTATCTTGAAAGACAGGGTAAGGAAGTGCCCCTTAAAGGTAGAAGGAAAAGATACTCGAGAAGACCTGGAGAAAATAATTTCACGAATGAATTTGCAACATTAAAGGAAAGTTTTAATGCACAATGA
- a CDS encoding DUF1670 domain-containing protein, whose protein sequence is MGIITYYVRDGKNTLRGIKLTLCCKEDLEYLKSSGVSMLRKLRIRRLLQEAMAQGVRLSYRDLSLLLLASKATIKRDLKEYGLRKD, encoded by the coding sequence ATGGGGATTATAACATATTATGTCAGAGACGGAAAGAACACACTCAGAGGTATCAAATTGACCTTATGCTGTAAGGAAGATCTTGAATACCTGAAAAGTTCTGGTGTCTCCATGCTCAGAAAGCTCAGAATCAGAAGGCTTCTTCAGGAGGCAATGGCTCAGGGTGTTAGACTGAGTTACAGGGACCTCAGTCTCTTACTCCTTGCATCAAAGGCAACAATAAAAAGGGATTTAAAAGAATATGGACTTCGGAAAGATTGA
- a CDS encoding nucleotidyltransferase domain-containing protein, translated as MLKEVFIELEKRLLEEIKAHYGERLVSVAIFGSQARQTQRFDSDIDILIIAEGLPAGRMKRIRDFEEIEGSLEPFIRDLQKKGINTYISPVFKTPEEAMRGSPLFIDMTEDARIIFDRNDFFKNILLRLKKRLEELGAKRVWKGNTWYWILKRDFRPGEVFEI; from the coding sequence ATGTTAAAGGAAGTTTTTATTGAGCTTGAAAAAAGACTGCTTGAGGAGATAAAGGCTCACTACGGTGAAAGACTTGTGAGTGTTGCTATTTTTGGTTCTCAGGCAAGGCAGACCCAGAGATTTGATTCTGATATTGATATATTAATAATTGCAGAGGGCCTGCCAGCTGGTCGCATGAAAAGGATAAGGGATTTTGAAGAGATAGAGGGGTCTTTAGAACCATTTATAAGGGATCTTCAGAAAAAAGGTATAAATACCTATATATCTCCAGTCTTTAAGACCCCTGAGGAGGCTATGAGGGGAAGTCCTCTTTTCATTGATATGACAGAGGATGCCAGGATAATTTTTGACAGAAATGACTTTTTTAAGAATATCCTTTTAAGACTCAAAAAAAGGCTTGAGGAACTTGGAGCTAAGAGGGTCTGGAAGGGAAATACATGGTATTGGATACTTAAACGGGACTTCAGACCTGGCGAGGTCTTTGAGATATGA
- a CDS encoding HEPN domain-containing protein, translated as MSSKELALSYLFKAKKRLKALYVLFEEEDYSDVIREAQEIVELCLKAMLRSAGIEPPKIHEVSSLLIEHRDRFSEDVVKHFNEISRISKRLRKERELAFYGEMDFIPTEEYSEEDALEAIKEAEFVLRVAEETVSKL; from the coding sequence ATGAGCAGCAAGGAACTTGCCCTAAGTTATCTTTTTAAGGCTAAAAAGCGATTAAAGGCACTCTATGTTCTCTTTGAAGAGGAAGACTACTCTGATGTCATAAGGGAGGCTCAAGAGATAGTAGAGCTCTGCCTTAAGGCAATGCTAAGGTCAGCAGGTATAGAGCCACCGAAGATCCATGAGGTGTCTTCTTTATTAATTGAACACAGAGACAGGTTCAGTGAGGATGTAGTAAAACATTTTAATGAAATTTCCCGGATATCAAAGAGATTAAGAAAAGAGAGGGAACTCGCCTTTTATGGAGAAATGGATTTTATACCAACTGAAGAGTATTCAGAAGAAGATGCCCTTGAGGCAATAAAAGAAGCTGAGTTTGTTTTAAGGGTTGCTGAAGAGACGGTGTCAAAACTTTAA
- a CDS encoding formylglycine-generating enzyme family protein, producing the protein MGSDRMVLIPEGFFVMGSPEKSSYPEDEKPSHRVYIDSFYIDIYEVTNEDFAAFLNTIKPDPEKRKRWIVLRSDLKTEERKDFWPAEIVYENGIYKPVKGFERHPVNSVSWYAAEAYCRWLGKRLPTEAEWEKAARGGIEGKLYPWGDAYPTVGIIYNRTWNDNSLPVPTEPVGNYAPNGYGIWDMAGNVAEWVNDWYDPEYYRISPKKNPKGPESGTMKVIRGGSWSGDANSLRVSKRNYAFPDNLLSGVGFRCAR; encoded by the coding sequence TTGGGGTCGGACAGAATGGTACTTATACCTGAAGGCTTTTTTGTCATGGGAAGTCCTGAGAAAAGCTCCTATCCAGAGGATGAAAAGCCTAGCCACAGGGTATATATTGATAGTTTTTATATTGATATCTACGAGGTGACAAATGAAGACTTTGCAGCATTTTTAAATACCATAAAGCCTGACCCAGAGAAGAGGAAGAGATGGATAGTCCTTAGGTCTGACCTTAAGACAGAGGAGCGCAAGGACTTCTGGCCCGCTGAGATAGTTTATGAAAATGGAATTTATAAACCGGTTAAGGGATTTGAAAGGCATCCAGTAAATTCAGTATCCTGGTATGCTGCAGAGGCATACTGTAGATGGCTTGGCAAAAGGCTTCCAACAGAGGCAGAATGGGAAAAGGCAGCAAGAGGAGGAATTGAGGGAAAGCTCTATCCCTGGGGAGACGCCTATCCTACAGTTGGTATAATTTATAACAGGACCTGGAATGATAACAGCCTTCCTGTGCCTACAGAACCAGTGGGAAATTATGCTCCAAATGGCTATGGAATATGGGATATGGCAGGAAATGTAGCTGAATGGGTTAATGACTGGTATGACCCTGAATATTACAGAATCTCTCCAAAGAAGAATCCAAAAGGTCCTGAATCAGGCACAATGAAGGTTATTCGTGGAGGCTCCTGGTCAGGAGATGCAAATTCTTTAAGGGTCTCTAAGAGAAATTATGCTTTTCCTGATAACCTCTTAAGTGGTGTTGGATTCAGGTGTGCAAGATAA
- a CDS encoding cytochrome c3 family protein, translating to MKKALIIAIAMVLMAASVSFAIIAGSRHDLTATNFYTGAQVSACQFCHTPHLRNNPVVNGAPLWNRNLPTITYQVYGGGQTLAGTTVGQPGTNSKTCLSCHDGTIALGDILVGTDSTIAGTTGGGTASTITNGYMNNAINPVTGRMPGLGVGGDLRQEHPVGIQVIPGRAGLKSINAMQTAGARFYNVGGNWMMECATCHDPHETDTGYQPFLRMSYASICTDCHAY from the coding sequence ATGAAGAAGGCTCTAATAATTGCCATTGCCATGGTCCTTATGGCAGCAAGCGTGTCCTTTGCCATAATTGCTGGCTCAAGGCATGACCTGACAGCTACTAACTTTTACACAGGTGCTCAGGTTTCAGCCTGTCAGTTCTGCCACACACCTCACTTGAGGAACAATCCTGTAGTGAATGGTGCACCTCTCTGGAACAGAAATCTTCCGACAATTACATACCAGGTTTATGGAGGAGGGCAGACACTTGCAGGCACAACAGTAGGCCAGCCTGGAACAAACTCAAAGACATGTCTCAGTTGCCATGACGGAACCATAGCCCTTGGAGACATCCTCGTAGGTACAGACAGCACAATAGCTGGTACTACTGGAGGAGGTACTGCTTCTACCATAACCAATGGGTACATGAACAACGCGATTAACCCAGTGACAGGCAGGATGCCTGGCCTTGGTGTTGGTGGTGACCTCAGACAGGAGCATCCAGTAGGCATCCAGGTTATTCCTGGCAGGGCAGGTCTAAAATCAATAAATGCAATGCAGACAGCTGGAGCAAGATTTTACAATGTTGGTGGTAACTGGATGATGGAGTGTGCAACCTGCCATGATCCACATGAAACAGACACAGGCTATCAGCCTTTCCTGAGGATGTCTTACGCATCAATTTGCACAGACTGCCATGCCTACTAA
- a CDS encoding 6-bladed beta-propeller produces MLKKLSLITLFLVFAACAPELEKKPIDLVWPLPPDEPRIKYIDYIRGSIDIVKKKKFIETLFGEERIDIFIKPYGVTVDRSNRIYITDKGRVWVIDLEKGEYSFLGAEPGIGRVDNPVGVAASSDGRVFVADVSQDRVFVYKDGKAVALLGQQGEFKTPSSIAIDEKRRRIYVADSNSHVINVYNLDDYSKIMTIGRRGHEKGEFNFPTNIALNSEGLLHVVDTGNWRIQVFDPEGNLVRTFGQIGDVPGTFTRPKGIGIDSEDNIYVVDAAFENVQIFNKEGQLLMFFGGPGIEPGQLGLPAGLYIDHEDRIYVVEQLNKRFQIFQYMGKKWKEKQK; encoded by the coding sequence ATGTTAAAAAAATTATCTTTAATAACACTTTTCTTGGTTTTTGCAGCCTGCGCACCTGAGTTAGAGAAAAAGCCCATTGACCTTGTCTGGCCCCTTCCACCGGATGAGCCCAGGATAAAATATATTGACTATATAAGAGGAAGTATTGACATTGTTAAAAAGAAGAAATTTATAGAGACCCTCTTTGGAGAGGAAAGGATAGACATATTTATAAAACCCTATGGAGTGACTGTGGACAGGTCAAACAGAATTTATATAACAGATAAGGGAAGGGTATGGGTGATAGACCTTGAAAAGGGTGAGTATTCATTCCTTGGAGCAGAACCAGGAATTGGCAGGGTTGATAACCCTGTGGGCGTTGCAGCTTCTTCAGATGGAAGGGTCTTTGTAGCAGATGTATCTCAGGACAGGGTATTTGTTTATAAAGATGGAAAAGCTGTGGCACTCCTCGGGCAGCAGGGAGAATTCAAGACACCAAGCAGTATTGCCATTGATGAGAAGAGAAGAAGGATATATGTTGCAGATTCAAACAGCCATGTAATAAATGTCTATAACCTTGATGATTACAGTAAGATAATGACTATTGGCAGAAGGGGTCATGAAAAGGGTGAATTCAACTTTCCAACAAACATCGCTCTTAATTCAGAAGGCCTTCTCCATGTTGTTGACACAGGTAACTGGAGAATACAGGTCTTTGACCCTGAGGGAAACCTCGTGAGGACCTTTGGCCAGATAGGAGATGTCCCGGGAACATTCACAAGACCTAAAGGAATAGGAATAGACAGTGAGGACAATATCTATGTTGTAGATGCAGCCTTTGAGAATGTCCAGATATTTAATAAAGAGGGTCAGCTTTTAATGTTTTTTGGAGGTCCAGGAATAGAGCCGGGACAGTTGGGGCTACCAGCAGGTCTATACATTGACCATGAAGATAGGATATATGTGGTTGAACAGCTTAATAAGAGATTCCAGATATTCCAGTATATGGGCAAAAAATGGAAAGAAAAACAAAAATAA
- a CDS encoding cytochrome c3 family protein, giving the protein MSLQLIIWERGYFRRLVPYLIALFVFLFCSLLPSSILPLLMVEAGLEGSKHDLRIPGIAEPPCMYCHLPHKDAEEPPLWDRETERRSWSLRPLKREKASSAKICLGCHDGNIAQDVTAFIPSEELRKERYLMQKGFHSFHGLELADDGTDHPVGISLRKIAKYNTDLRSEPHSALKLKKGRIDCTTCHSVHAETPYKGFLVIDNTNSDLCLGCHIK; this is encoded by the coding sequence ATGAGTCTTCAACTGATTATTTGGGAGCGTGGATATTTCAGAAGGCTTGTTCCATATCTCATAGCCCTTTTTGTTTTTTTATTTTGCTCTCTTCTACCCAGTAGCATACTCCCTCTACTAATGGTAGAGGCTGGTTTAGAGGGTTCAAAGCACGACCTCAGGATTCCCGGTATAGCAGAGCCACCCTGTATGTACTGCCATCTGCCGCACAAAGATGCGGAGGAGCCACCACTATGGGACAGGGAGACAGAAAGGCGCTCCTGGAGTTTAAGGCCTTTAAAAAGAGAAAAGGCCTCTTCGGCAAAGATATGTCTGGGCTGTCATGATGGAAATATTGCACAGGATGTTACAGCCTTTATCCCTTCAGAAGAGTTGAGGAAAGAAAGATATTTAATGCAAAAAGGTTTTCATTCCTTTCACGGACTTGAGCTTGCTGATGACGGAACTGACCATCCTGTTGGAATAAGCCTCAGGAAGATTGCTAAATATAATACTGACCTGAGGTCTGAACCGCACTCAGCCCTTAAATTAAAAAAAGGCAGGATAGACTGTACAACATGCCACAGTGTACATGCTGAAACACCTTATAAAGGCTTTCTTGTCATTGACAATACTAATTCAGACCTGTGCTTGGGATGTCATATAAAGTGA
- a CDS encoding 6-bladed beta-propeller, translated as MPAFISCESVRPEKWDPYSLQWPEKTPRIKYHSSIMSELDVIEKRDIVDKISGEARRPVRLLKPYGVTTDDLGRLYVSDIGRIFVFDKKEKRLLFFEETGRPKRPLGMFYDRKDRLLYVADGELNKVYVFTVDGKLLLEIGNNDELLRPGGVAVDSLRDRVYVTNTGRHTVSVFNTKGQFLGNIGTRGNGPGQFNFPTQITIDREGRIYVVDTGNFRIQILEPGEDFMVFDKEIGSHGTAYGELGRPKGISLDSDGNIFIADAMFHGITVFNREGKVLLAWGKRGFRPGLFELPAGLHIDEYGFIYVVSQGNARVDIFEVIK; from the coding sequence ATGCCGGCGTTTATATCCTGTGAATCAGTAAGACCTGAAAAATGGGACCCCTACAGCCTCCAATGGCCTGAAAAAACACCCAGGATAAAATACCACTCTTCTATAATGAGTGAGCTTGATGTGATAGAAAAAAGAGATATTGTGGATAAAATATCCGGTGAGGCTAGAAGACCTGTTAGACTTCTCAAACCTTATGGCGTAACAACAGATGATCTCGGAAGGCTGTATGTATCAGATATCGGAAGAATTTTTGTATTTGATAAAAAGGAAAAGAGGTTGCTATTTTTTGAAGAAACAGGCAGACCTAAAAGACCACTCGGTATGTTTTATGACAGAAAAGACAGACTCCTTTATGTGGCTGATGGAGAGCTCAACAAGGTTTATGTCTTCACAGTGGATGGAAAGCTGCTGCTCGAGATAGGTAACAACGATGAGCTATTAAGACCGGGCGGAGTCGCGGTTGATTCTTTAAGGGACAGGGTTTATGTAACAAATACAGGCAGACATACAGTGAGTGTTTTTAATACAAAGGGTCAATTTCTTGGAAACATAGGGACAAGGGGTAATGGACCCGGTCAGTTCAATTTCCCAACCCAGATAACTATTGATAGAGAAGGTAGAATTTATGTAGTTGATACAGGAAACTTCAGAATTCAGATACTTGAACCGGGCGAGGACTTCATGGTATTTGATAAAGAGATAGGCTCTCATGGTACAGCCTATGGTGAGCTCGGAAGGCCAAAGGGTATAAGTCTAGACAGTGATGGAAACATCTTTATTGCAGATGCAATGTTTCATGGAATAACAGTCTTTAACAGGGAAGGAAAGGTCCTTCTTGCCTGGGGTAAAAGGGGGTTCAGGCCAGGTCTTTTTGAACTTCCTGCAGGTCTTCATATAGATGAATATGGCTTTATATATGTTGTAAGTCAGGGAAATGCAAGGGTAGATATTTTTGAGGTTATAAAATGA